Proteins co-encoded in one Alcanivorax sp. genomic window:
- a CDS encoding restriction endonuclease subunit S: MIKEQLPDSWKVTPLSEIAAINPTIDKRNIEDETLVSFVPMPAVEAESGRIDISICRHFKEVKKGYTGFLERDVIFAKITPCMENGKVAVIPKLKNDLGFGSTEFHVIRAPVGVSPELLYYYVSSKWFRVEAEHNMTGAVGQRRVPTSFLEATHFPLPPTNEQKRIVAKIEELLSELDNGIAALKTAREQLNVYRQAVLKHAFEGKLTAKWREENAAKLESPEQLLARIQQERETCYQQQLEDWKAAVKAWEANGKEGKKPGKPRALGQTENPTKEELELFPERPNTWQWVKLGQLTWSVKDGPHYSPKYCDSGIPFITGGNVRPSGIDFENVKYISEDLHEELSKRCKPAIGDILYTKGGTTGIARVNTYDIEFNVWVHVAVLKVTESVNPFYLQHALNSPDCYVQSQKYTHGVGNQDLGLTRMVNIILPICSLEEQKAIVNKVDVINSELDSVEDCISKELKRAKTLRQSILKKAFSGQLVPQDPSDEPASELLERIQAEKAAEKAAQKASVKPKAAAKSGTKRGRKPKVAS, from the coding sequence GTGATCAAAGAACAATTACCAGACTCATGGAAAGTCACCCCGCTCAGCGAGATCGCGGCCATAAACCCTACAATAGACAAAAGGAATATTGAGGATGAAACTCTCGTTTCCTTTGTTCCTATGCCAGCAGTGGAAGCAGAATCTGGTCGTATAGATATCTCGATTTGTAGACACTTCAAAGAAGTCAAAAAGGGATATACAGGATTTTTAGAAAGAGACGTGATTTTCGCGAAAATCACACCCTGCATGGAAAATGGAAAAGTAGCAGTAATTCCGAAGCTAAAAAATGATTTAGGTTTCGGCTCTACCGAATTTCATGTCATCAGAGCTCCTGTAGGAGTCTCGCCAGAGCTTTTATATTACTACGTATCTTCAAAGTGGTTTCGTGTTGAGGCTGAGCACAATATGACAGGTGCTGTAGGACAGCGCCGCGTGCCGACTTCATTTTTAGAGGCAACACATTTTCCACTACCTCCAACCAACGAACAAAAACGCATCGTCGCCAAAATCGAAGAGCTATTATCCGAACTGGACAACGGCATTGCCGCGTTAAAAACAGCACGTGAACAACTCAATGTCTACCGCCAGGCCGTGCTCAAACACGCCTTTGAAGGCAAGCTCACTGCAAAGTGGCGTGAAGAGAATGCCGCTAAGCTGGAATCCCCCGAACAACTCCTCGCCCGCATTCAGCAAGAACGCGAAACCTGCTACCAGCAACAACTGGAAGACTGGAAAGCGGCTGTGAAGGCGTGGGAAGCGAATGGTAAAGAAGGGAAAAAGCCGGGGAAGCCAAGAGCACTAGGCCAAACCGAAAATCCTACTAAAGAAGAGTTAGAACTCTTCCCAGAACGTCCAAACACATGGCAATGGGTAAAACTTGGACAACTCACGTGGTCAGTAAAAGACGGTCCTCACTATAGCCCGAAGTATTGTGATTCCGGAATACCATTCATTACTGGCGGAAACGTTAGACCTTCAGGAATAGACTTTGAAAACGTCAAATATATTTCTGAAGATCTTCATGAAGAATTATCAAAACGATGTAAACCTGCTATCGGCGATATTCTTTACACGAAAGGCGGAACTACTGGCATTGCTCGCGTTAATACTTATGATATTGAATTTAACGTATGGGTGCATGTTGCCGTATTAAAGGTTACAGAGTCAGTAAATCCTTTTTATTTGCAGCATGCGCTCAATTCACCAGATTGCTACGTTCAATCACAGAAATACACTCATGGCGTTGGTAACCAAGACCTTGGTCTTACTCGGATGGTAAATATTATCCTTCCTATTTGCAGTTTAGAAGAACAAAAAGCAATCGTTAACAAAGTTGATGTTATTAATTCTGAACTGGATTCGGTTGAAGATTGCATATCTAAGGAGCTAAAAAGAGCCAAAACCCTACGCCAATCCATCCTGAAAAAAGCCTTCTCCGGTCAGTTAGTTCCTCAAGATCCCAGCGACGAGCCTGCCAGTGAATTGCTGGAGCGTATACAAGCCGAAAAGGCGGCGGAGAAAGCCGCTCAGAAGGCTTCGGTCAAACCCAAGGCTGCTGCAAAGTCAGGCACCAAACGGGGCCGAAAGCCCAAGGTGGCCTCCTGA
- a CDS encoding ATP-binding protein, which translates to MASADQLKALLQSHLEGDENRFYSVAMQVAAHEAKRGHGKLAEELRALVDQAKSRRAAVTGNSPDSKAVPISKPRGELANLLSVSYPKSRLGDMVLNNELAMQLERIIREQRHAAEILSHGLSPRRKLLLVGPPGTGKTMTASVLAGELGLPLFQVRLDGLITKFMGETAAKLRQIFESTLHARGVYFFDEFDAIGSQRGLANDVGEVRRILNSFLQMIEQDDSHSLIIGATNHPDILDNALFRRFDDLLHYELPDEAHIASVLKSRLSRLAVKNTSWKRLADKALGLSYAELTRAADEVLKTALIERAEKISEQDISQALEERRRLSNRLNKSS; encoded by the coding sequence ATGGCCAGTGCAGACCAATTAAAGGCGCTGCTCCAGTCTCATCTGGAGGGCGACGAAAACCGTTTTTATTCTGTCGCCATGCAGGTGGCAGCCCATGAGGCCAAGCGTGGCCACGGCAAGCTGGCCGAGGAGTTGCGGGCGCTGGTGGATCAGGCCAAATCCCGCCGGGCGGCCGTGACGGGGAATAGTCCAGATAGCAAGGCGGTGCCCATCAGCAAGCCAAGGGGTGAACTAGCTAACTTGCTGAGTGTAAGTTACCCCAAATCTCGCCTGGGGGATATGGTGCTCAATAACGAACTTGCCATGCAGTTGGAGCGGATTATCCGCGAGCAGCGCCATGCGGCTGAGATCCTGTCCCACGGATTATCCCCACGGCGCAAACTGCTGTTAGTCGGCCCGCCCGGTACGGGCAAAACCATGACAGCTTCGGTGTTGGCGGGTGAACTGGGCCTGCCGTTGTTTCAGGTGCGTCTCGACGGGCTGATCACCAAGTTTATGGGTGAGACCGCCGCCAAACTGCGGCAGATCTTCGAGTCTACCCTCCATGCTCGCGGCGTGTATTTCTTTGATGAGTTCGATGCCATCGGCTCGCAACGGGGTTTGGCAAATGATGTGGGCGAGGTGCGTCGTATTCTTAACAGCTTTTTGCAGATGATTGAGCAAGATGACTCGCATAGCCTGATCATTGGAGCCACCAACCACCCGGATATTCTGGATAACGCCCTGTTCCGCCGCTTTGATGATCTGCTGCATTACGAGTTGCCGGATGAAGCACACATTGCCAGTGTGCTGAAATCGCGCCTATCCCGCCTGGCAGTTAAAAATACCTCTTGGAAACGTTTGGCCGATAAAGCACTTGGCTTGAGCTATGCAGAGCTCACTCGTGCCGCTGATGAAGTGTTGAAAACAGCGCTAATTGAGCGCGCAGAAAAAATATCCGAACAAGATATTTCGCAAGCGCTGGAAGAACGCCGCAGGCTTTCCAACCGATTGAATAAAAGCAGTTAA